The Acidobacteriota bacterium genome has a segment encoding these proteins:
- the tsaB gene encoding tRNA (adenosine(37)-N6)-threonylcarbamoyltransferase complex dimerization subunit type 1 TsaB — protein MLILAVDTTTPNGSAAILDGPRLLAETAVASAPTHSAVLLRSIDHILAVCGATARDIEAFAVAAGPGSFTGIRIGLSTIRALAFASNKPAAAVSSLRALSLKAAADEGTWIAPLLDARKGEIYAALFKVSAEDAAAAVPEGAWIPGDFLSRIPDQGVVTFIGDGLDVCRDSAQARLGDRARFSTRTPFIAHEVGLLAARIFARNAGAVLEELEPLYYRRSQAEEKHHGGTGNRRGMRHSKNEGR, from the coding sequence ATGCTCATTCTGGCTGTCGACACGACCACGCCGAACGGATCGGCGGCCATTCTCGACGGGCCGCGGCTTCTGGCCGAGACGGCGGTCGCCTCAGCTCCCACCCATTCCGCCGTCCTTCTCCGTTCGATCGACCATATTCTGGCAGTCTGCGGTGCTACGGCCCGGGACATCGAGGCCTTCGCCGTCGCCGCCGGTCCGGGTTCGTTTACCGGGATCCGCATCGGCTTGAGCACGATCAGGGCCCTGGCTTTCGCCTCGAACAAACCGGCCGCGGCCGTATCCTCTCTCCGTGCTCTGTCTCTCAAGGCGGCTGCGGACGAAGGCACATGGATCGCGCCCCTGCTCGACGCCCGCAAGGGAGAAATCTACGCCGCCCTTTTCAAAGTCTCTGCGGAGGATGCGGCGGCCGCCGTTCCCGAAGGCGCCTGGATTCCCGGAGATTTTCTTTCCCGGATCCCGGATCAGGGGGTCGTCACCTTCATCGGCGACGGCTTGGATGTCTGCCGCGACTCCGCTCAGGCGCGTCTCGGCGACAGGGCGCGGTTTTCAACCCGGACGCCCTTCATCGCTCACGAAGTGGGCCTTCTGGCCGCCCGGATATTCGCCCGGAACGCGGGCGCCGTTCTCGAAGAGCTCGAACCCCTTTACTATCGGAGATCCCAAGCGGAGGAAAAACATCATGGCGGGACCGGAAATCGGCGAGGGATGCGTCATTCGAAGAATGAGGGTCGATGA
- the rimI gene encoding ribosomal protein S18-alanine N-acetyltransferase encodes MRVDDLPAVLSIETVSFPNPWNRIAFIGEIQNTGISFPLVVSTEGDRRIIGYAVYWKIADDVQINNIAVHPEFRGRSLGDSLLAHILETVKAQGARVVALEVRPSNTSAISLYRKHGFTVVGKRRGYYSRPPEDADVMMLKFGG; translated from the coding sequence ATGAGGGTCGATGACCTTCCGGCCGTCCTGAGCATCGAAACGGTCTCTTTCCCCAATCCCTGGAACCGGATCGCCTTCATCGGCGAAATCCAGAACACCGGGATTTCCTTTCCTCTGGTCGTTTCGACGGAAGGCGACCGCCGCATCATCGGGTATGCCGTTTACTGGAAAATCGCCGATGACGTCCAGATCAACAACATCGCCGTTCATCCCGAGTTCCGGGGACGGAGTTTGGGAGACAGTCTGCTCGCGCATATTCTGGAAACCGTCAAAGCCCAGGGAGCCAGGGTGGTTGCTCTCGAAGTCCGGCCGTCCAATACATCCGCGATCTCCCTCTATCGCAAACACGGATTCACCGTCGTCGGAAAAAGGCGCGGATATTATTCCCGGCCGCCGGAGGACGCCGATGTCATGATGCTGAAGTTCGGCGGATAA
- the truA gene encoding tRNA pseudouridine(38-40) synthase TruA: MTNYRITLGYDGTDYHGWQLQPGLRTIQGEVEKALAVITHKRVPVNGAGRTDAGVHALAQTAGFRADLRLGTDELLRALNAVLPEDIRVFSVEEAPADFHPRKSALSKTYRYRICISPVHSPFIRRYAIHRPMPLDFEAMREASGLFVREDDFSTFSSNKDKCPVRKVIRSEIVRVDDEIQYTVTAEGFLKYMVRTLAGTLLNVGRGRIRPSDIEGLFRKKARTLGAPTAPAKGLCLVEVAYPPNFSIMTSASSGGRE; this comes from the coding sequence ATGACCAATTACCGGATCACCCTCGGCTATGACGGAACGGATTACCACGGCTGGCAGCTTCAGCCCGGACTCAGAACCATTCAGGGTGAAGTGGAAAAGGCCCTGGCCGTGATCACCCACAAACGGGTACCCGTCAACGGAGCCGGACGGACGGACGCCGGAGTCCACGCCCTGGCCCAGACGGCCGGATTCCGGGCCGACCTCAGGCTGGGAACAGATGAGCTTCTCCGGGCCTTGAATGCCGTTCTGCCCGAAGACATCCGCGTCTTTTCCGTCGAGGAAGCTCCGGCCGATTTCCATCCCCGCAAGTCGGCTCTGTCCAAGACGTATCGGTATCGAATCTGCATCTCCCCCGTCCATTCGCCCTTTATCCGGCGCTACGCGATCCACCGGCCCATGCCGCTCGACTTCGAGGCGATGCGGGAGGCGTCCGGCCTCTTCGTCCGTGAAGACGATTTCTCGACATTCTCTTCGAACAAGGACAAATGCCCCGTAAGAAAGGTCATCCGGTCCGAGATCGTCCGCGTAGACGACGAAATTCAATATACGGTGACGGCGGAAGGTTTTCTGAAATACATGGTCCGGACCCTGGCCGGAACGCTTCTCAACGTCGGTCGGGGACGAATCCGTCCGTCCGATATCGAGGGCCTGTTCCGGAAGAAAGCCCGCACCCTCGGCGCGCCCACGGCTCCCGCCAAAGGGCTGTGTCTGGTCGAAGTCGCTTATCCGCCGAACTTCAGCATCATGACATCGGCGTCCTCCGGCGGCCGGGAATAA
- a CDS encoding TIGR00725 family protein translates to MSETRSKFRIGVIGGSRPDPASSEAAYRVGRLIAKLGAVVVCGGLGGVMEAAARGAKEVGGLTVGILPGSDPRDANPHIDISIATGIGYARNALVVMNADALIAIDGAFGTLSEIAYGGVYERPVVGLGTWDVRGVIPAGTPEEAVRLALEKAAGRR, encoded by the coding sequence ATGAGCGAAACCAGAAGCAAATTTCGGATCGGCGTCATCGGCGGATCGCGACCGGACCCCGCATCGAGTGAAGCCGCCTACCGGGTCGGCCGCCTGATCGCCAAACTCGGGGCCGTCGTCGTCTGCGGGGGCCTCGGCGGAGTTATGGAAGCCGCCGCCCGCGGCGCCAAGGAGGTCGGCGGACTGACCGTCGGCATCCTTCCCGGCTCCGATCCGCGAGACGCCAATCCCCACATCGACATTTCTATTGCCACGGGAATCGGATACGCCCGAAACGCCCTTGTCGTCATGAATGCCGACGCCCTGATCGCCATCGACGGCGCCTTCGGCACCTTGAGCGAAATCGCCTACGGCGGCGTTTATGAGCGCCCGGTCGTCGGCCTCGGGACCTGGGATGTCCGCGGCGTCATCCCGGCCGGAACCCCCGAGGAGGCCGTCCGTCTGGCCCTGGAAAAAGCGGCCGGGCGCCGCTGA